The DNA region TTATTTTTTTTCCGTGCAACTACATGAAAACTCCAATACATATCTCTACCATTATTATATTCTACTATTTCCATTCCTTTGGAAGAAATAAATTTTATTATTCGCTGATAAGTAGGACTCCATTTATGCCCCATCCCAACCCAGGGTCCTCCCGGTCTCCATAATTTGTTGGATTTGTGCGGTAGATATAGAAACAATATCCCACCCACTTTCAGTTTGCTAATCCACAACACTAAAGCACCTTTCCAATCATCAACATGTTCGAGGCAATGGGAGCTAAAAACATAATCTAATGAGTCATTTTCAAATCTATCTAATTTATTTGCATTCTGATGAACTTCATTTTGTATCGAGACTGCCCCCGGTAATGGCCATCTATCTGCTCCTATGTCAATTCCTTTACCAATACAATAGGTTAATGCCTTTTCTTTAATAAAAGAGACAGCATTTCCGTTATTTAAATAATCCGGATAAAGTTTACCGTGATATTTGTAAAAGCTCTTATCTTCTACCGTTATTAATTGGACATGATTTTTATTTATAT from Elusimicrobiota bacterium includes:
- a CDS encoding methyltransferase domain-containing protein encodes the protein MYKKINRVIKNPKKIFYWLRYHINKNHVQLITVEDKSFYKYHGKLYPDYLNNGNAVSFIKEKALTYCIGKGIDIGADRWPLPGAVSIQNEVHQNANKLDRFENDSLDYVFSSHCLEHVDDWKGALVLWISKLKVGGILFLYLPHKSNKLWRPGGPWVGMGHKWSPTYQRIIKFISSKGMEIVEYNNGRDMYWSFHVVARKKNN